A single region of the Duganella sp. BuS-21 genome encodes:
- a CDS encoding LysR family transcriptional regulator, translated as MIDLSTINLNRLTTFVAVVEAGSLTAAAERLGLAKSMVSKHMQLLEKEIGVGLLLRSTRKLSLTEAGRSFYEASRQVLQAAEQAIEQARSGRDTPQGTLRVASPIDYGVIVVMPVLAQLRERYPALKIDLTCGDHLIDLIAEGIDVTVRLGKLADSGHMASRVDTLGRWLVASPAFIARHGLPASPEDLPQLPYVSLSVLAQPAQFTLVDCGGNQVEVRMQNTVFSSNTAYATRAAALAGDGILRATVFSVKDDVAAGRLVRLLPEWSLPESDIHAVYPASAHLPQKVRVFIDALKAATGG; from the coding sequence ATGATCGATCTCAGCACCATCAATCTCAACCGCCTGACCACCTTTGTTGCCGTGGTGGAGGCCGGTTCGCTCACGGCCGCCGCCGAGCGCCTGGGACTGGCCAAGTCCATGGTCAGCAAGCATATGCAGCTGCTGGAAAAGGAAATCGGTGTCGGCCTGCTGCTGCGCTCAACGCGCAAGCTGAGCCTGACCGAGGCCGGCCGCAGCTTCTACGAAGCCAGCAGGCAGGTACTACAGGCGGCCGAGCAAGCGATCGAGCAGGCACGCAGCGGCCGCGACACGCCGCAAGGCACGCTGCGGGTCGCCTCGCCCATCGACTACGGCGTGATCGTGGTGATGCCGGTTCTGGCGCAGTTGCGGGAGCGCTACCCGGCGCTGAAGATCGATCTGACTTGCGGCGACCACCTGATCGACCTGATCGCCGAGGGCATCGATGTTACGGTACGGCTGGGCAAGCTGGCCGATTCGGGCCACATGGCCTCGCGCGTCGACACGCTGGGCCGCTGGCTGGTGGCCAGCCCGGCGTTCATCGCCCGCCACGGCCTGCCGGCCAGCCCGGAAGATTTGCCGCAACTGCCTTACGTGTCGCTGTCGGTGCTGGCGCAGCCGGCGCAATTCACGCTGGTCGACTGCGGCGGCAACCAGGTCGAAGTACGCATGCAGAACACGGTGTTTTCATCGAACACGGCCTATGCCACACGGGCAGCGGCGCTCGCCGGCGACGGCATCCTGCGCGCCACCGTGTTCTCGGTGAAGGACGATGTGGCGGCCGGACGGCTGGTACGCCTGCTGCCCGAATGGTCGCTGCCCGAAAGCGACATCCACGCGGTCTATCCGGCCAGCGCCCACCTGCCGCAGAAAGTGCGCGTATTCATTGACGCACTGAAGGCGGCCACCGGCGGCTAG
- a CDS encoding GNAT family N-acetyltransferase — MNLVVREATKDDAKLIAGLTRAAWAGKVSVTSSGHRETAVIVAEHLRDGGGFVLEVDNLPVGSVRWLPLDSESDVWEVCRMGVLPAYRGSNLSQHLLEAVIHHGLATGVEEVRLAVRADQPKLIDFYTAFEFELAEELEYTHANPMEPAPLVMRRSLRH, encoded by the coding sequence ATGAACCTTGTAGTCAGGGAAGCGACAAAGGACGATGCCAAGCTGATCGCCGGTCTCACGCGTGCCGCGTGGGCCGGCAAGGTAAGCGTCACTTCGAGTGGCCACCGCGAAACCGCCGTCATCGTTGCAGAGCACCTGCGCGATGGCGGCGGTTTTGTTTTGGAGGTCGACAATCTGCCGGTGGGTTCGGTGCGCTGGCTGCCGCTCGATTCGGAGTCGGATGTGTGGGAAGTGTGCCGCATGGGCGTGCTGCCGGCGTACCGGGGCAGCAACCTGTCCCAGCATCTGCTGGAAGCGGTGATTCATCACGGCCTGGCCACCGGCGTGGAGGAAGTCCGCCTCGCCGTACGCGCCGACCAGCCCAAGCTCATCGATTTTTACACGGCCTTTGAGTTCGAGCTGGCCGAAGAGCTGGAATATACCCACGCCAATCCCATGGAGCCGGCGCCGCTGGTGATGCGCCGCTCCCTGCGCCACTAA
- a CDS encoding pyridoxamine 5'-phosphate oxidase family protein, protein MTPFHAGELAIQERVGVRDQMAGAAPYIRDFMPEQHRQFYAQLPFFFLGALDGAGQPWATMLAAAPGFVSSPDERTLHFNGGVLAGDPLEGQLHAGGHIGGLGLEPTTRRRNRVNGEIVSAGEDGLRVAVTQSFGNCPQYIQHRLHSDVSVEGRKVQVVRGVALTAADRELIARADTFFIASANMAPDAGRGRGVDVSHRGGRPGFVRVDDEYTLTSPEFVGNFFFNTQGNLALYPRAGLLFIDFERGDMLHIAVEAEIIWDGPQLQAFAGAERLLRFHVREVVRNVAALPLRWTAPQPAMQIARTGSWNEADRAQSAAGLTERWRQFTVTDVVRESGDVRSFYLEPADGLGVAPHAPGQFVMLRVPEWATGGAASQVRSYTISDAADGRRYRISVKRDGLVSGWLHAHLAPGALIELMGPGGDFIFEEGTQRPAVFLSAGIGITPMVAMLNSLLVNGSRTRHKHPIHFIHGAREVVHAFAVHVQQLAAGHSNLLVHVQAKRIDVARLRELLPVGDCDVYVCGPAGFMEDMYQALRKLGVPDQRIRFESFGPASLQRPLT, encoded by the coding sequence ATGACGCCGTTCCATGCCGGTGAATTAGCCATTCAGGAGCGCGTTGGTGTGCGCGATCAGATGGCTGGCGCGGCGCCTTATATTCGCGACTTCATGCCCGAGCAGCATCGCCAGTTTTACGCACAACTGCCGTTCTTTTTCCTTGGCGCGCTGGATGGTGCAGGGCAGCCGTGGGCCACCATGTTGGCCGCAGCTCCCGGCTTCGTCAGCTCGCCTGACGAACGCACCTTGCACTTCAACGGTGGCGTGCTGGCCGGCGATCCGCTGGAAGGCCAGTTGCACGCCGGTGGCCATATCGGCGGACTGGGCCTGGAGCCAACCACGCGCCGTCGCAACCGCGTCAACGGTGAGATTGTCTCCGCCGGCGAGGATGGCCTGCGCGTGGCCGTGACGCAAAGCTTCGGCAACTGCCCGCAATACATCCAGCACCGCCTGCACAGCGACGTGTCCGTCGAGGGCCGCAAGGTGCAGGTAGTGCGCGGCGTGGCGCTGACGGCGGCCGACCGCGAGCTGATTGCGCGCGCCGATACCTTCTTTATCGCCAGCGCGAATATGGCGCCGGACGCGGGACGCGGTCGCGGTGTTGATGTCTCACATCGTGGCGGCCGGCCCGGCTTTGTGCGTGTCGACGACGAGTACACGCTGACCTCGCCCGAGTTCGTCGGTAATTTCTTCTTTAACACGCAAGGCAATCTGGCCCTGTATCCACGCGCCGGCTTGCTGTTCATCGACTTCGAGCGCGGCGACATGCTGCACATCGCGGTGGAGGCTGAAATTATCTGGGACGGCCCGCAGCTGCAAGCCTTCGCCGGCGCCGAGCGCCTGCTGCGTTTTCACGTGCGTGAAGTGGTGCGCAACGTTGCTGCGCTGCCGTTGCGCTGGACCGCGCCGCAGCCGGCCATGCAGATCGCCCGCACCGGCAGCTGGAACGAAGCCGATCGCGCACAGTCGGCCGCAGGGCTAACCGAACGGTGGCGTCAATTCACGGTGACCGATGTGGTGCGGGAAAGCGGCGACGTGCGCTCATTCTATCTGGAGCCGGCCGACGGACTGGGCGTGGCGCCGCACGCGCCGGGCCAGTTCGTGATGCTGCGGGTGCCGGAATGGGCCACGGGCGGCGCGGCGTCGCAAGTGCGCAGCTACACCATCTCCGATGCGGCCGATGGACGCCGTTACCGGATCTCGGTCAAGCGCGATGGCCTGGTGTCGGGTTGGTTGCATGCGCATCTGGCGCCGGGAGCGCTGATCGAATTGATGGGGCCGGGCGGGGACTTTATATTTGAGGAGGGCACGCAGCGGCCAGCGGTGTTCTTGTCGGCCGGCATAGGCATCACGCCGATGGTGGCCATGCTCAACAGCTTGCTGGTGAACGGCAGCCGCACCCGGCACAAGCATCCGATCCACTTCATTCACGGTGCGCGCGAAGTGGTGCATGCGTTTGCCGTGCATGTGCAGCAGCTGGCGGCAGGGCATAGCAATTTGCTGGTGCACGTGCAGGCCAAGCGAATCGACGTGGCGCGGCTGCGGGAGTTGCTGCCGGTCGGCGACTGCGATGTGTACGTGTGCGGTCCGGCAGGCTTCATGGAAGACATGTACCAAGCCTTGCGTAAACTGGGCGTGCCGGACCAACGCATTCGATTCGAGTCATTCGGTCCGGCCAGCCTGCAGCGCCCGCTGACATAG
- the metG gene encoding methionine--tRNA ligase has protein sequence MTRKLFVTTALPYANAAFHIGHMMEYIQADIWVRFQRMQRDNGAAREVHFVGADDTHGTPIMIAAEKEGITPQEFVAKIAAGRAQYLDGFHIAFDNWYSTDSPENVELSQGIYRKLRDAGLIQTKTVDRFFDPVKGMFLADRNIKGECPKCGAKDQYGDNCEVCGAAYQPTDLVNPFSVFTNATPVLKPSEQYFFKLSDKRCYEFLKEWLNTPGRLQPEMVNKVSEWLGEAGEKLADWDISRDAPYFGIPIPDAPGKYFYVWLDAPVGYLASLKNYFGKQGIDYDAFLNDPEAEQIHFIGKDIVSFHLLFWPAMLKFADHPTIERMRVAVHGHLTVNNEKMSKSRGTGISPLRYLNLGMNPEWLRYYIAFKLNSKVEDLDFTGDDFVARVNSDLIGKYVNIASRCAGFIAKKFDGKLASSLSDNAQAWIRRALVTPEGVERQANIAANFESREFGKALREIMEIADITNQYVDENKPWILAKDDSKLAELHDVCTTALILFRQLTLLLSPVLPGVAANVAKFLNDEQLVWADTNVASGVVSSAMLGRTIGAYAHLMTRVDPKMIEELFDAPAAGAAAPAAPAVKAEKPAKAKAAPAVAVSETGIEVIAPEISVDDFFKVDLRIAKIVNCEHVEGSDKLLRLTLDAGEGRLRNVFSGIKSMYQPEDLIGKLTVLVANLAPRKMKFGVSEGMVMAASAVDEKTKPGIYILNPWPGAEPGMRIS, from the coding sequence ATGACTCGCAAGCTGTTCGTCACCACTGCCCTGCCCTACGCAAACGCCGCTTTCCATATTGGCCACATGATGGAGTACATCCAGGCCGACATCTGGGTCCGGTTCCAGCGAATGCAGCGTGACAATGGTGCTGCACGCGAAGTCCACTTTGTGGGCGCCGACGACACGCACGGCACGCCGATCATGATCGCCGCCGAGAAGGAAGGCATCACGCCGCAGGAGTTCGTGGCCAAGATCGCCGCCGGCCGCGCCCAGTACCTGGACGGCTTCCACATCGCCTTCGATAACTGGTACTCGACCGATTCGCCGGAAAACGTCGAACTGTCGCAGGGCATCTACCGCAAGCTGCGCGATGCCGGCCTGATCCAGACCAAAACCGTCGACCGCTTCTTCGATCCGGTCAAAGGCATGTTCCTGGCCGACCGCAACATCAAAGGCGAGTGCCCGAAATGCGGCGCCAAGGACCAGTACGGCGACAACTGCGAAGTGTGCGGCGCGGCCTACCAGCCGACCGACCTGGTGAATCCGTTCTCGGTGTTCACCAACGCCACGCCAGTGCTGAAGCCGTCGGAACAATATTTCTTCAAGCTGTCGGACAAGCGCTGCTACGAATTCCTCAAGGAATGGCTGAACACGCCGGGCCGCTTGCAGCCTGAGATGGTCAACAAGGTTTCCGAATGGCTGGGCGAAGCCGGCGAAAAGCTGGCCGACTGGGATATCTCGCGCGATGCACCCTACTTCGGCATCCCGATTCCCGACGCGCCGGGCAAGTACTTCTACGTCTGGCTGGACGCCCCGGTCGGCTACCTGGCTTCGCTGAAGAACTACTTCGGCAAGCAAGGCATCGACTACGACGCCTTCCTGAACGATCCTGAAGCCGAGCAGATTCACTTCATCGGCAAGGACATCGTCTCCTTCCACCTGCTGTTCTGGCCGGCCATGCTGAAGTTCGCCGACCACCCGACCATCGAGCGCATGCGCGTGGCCGTACACGGCCACTTGACCGTGAACAACGAGAAAATGTCCAAGTCGCGCGGCACCGGCATCTCGCCGCTGCGCTACCTGAACCTGGGCATGAATCCGGAATGGCTGCGTTACTACATCGCCTTCAAGCTCAACTCCAAGGTGGAAGACCTGGACTTCACCGGCGACGACTTCGTGGCCCGCGTGAATTCGGACCTGATCGGCAAATACGTCAACATCGCTTCGCGCTGCGCCGGCTTCATCGCCAAGAAGTTCGACGGCAAGCTGGCTTCCAGCCTGTCGGACAACGCGCAAGCGTGGATCAGGCGCGCCCTGGTGACGCCGGAAGGCGTGGAACGCCAGGCCAATATCGCCGCCAATTTCGAGTCGCGCGAGTTCGGCAAGGCGCTGCGCGAGATCATGGAAATCGCCGACATCACCAACCAGTACGTGGATGAGAACAAGCCATGGATCCTGGCCAAGGATGACAGCAAGCTGGCCGAGCTGCACGACGTCTGCACCACCGCGCTGATCCTGTTCCGCCAGCTGACTTTGCTGCTGTCGCCGGTACTGCCGGGTGTGGCCGCCAACGTCGCCAAATTCCTCAACGACGAGCAACTGGTGTGGGCCGATACCAACGTCGCCAGCGGCGTCGTGTCGAGCGCGATGCTGGGCCGCACCATCGGCGCCTACGCGCACCTGATGACCCGCGTCGATCCAAAGATGATCGAAGAACTGTTCGACGCGCCTGCCGCCGGCGCCGCAGCCCCGGCCGCACCGGCCGTCAAGGCCGAGAAGCCGGCCAAGGCCAAGGCCGCACCGGCGGTCGCCGTCTCCGAAACCGGCATCGAAGTCATCGCACCGGAAATCTCGGTCGACGACTTCTTCAAGGTCGACCTGCGCATCGCCAAGATCGTCAACTGCGAACATGTGGAAGGCTCGGACAAGCTGCTGCGCCTGACGCTGGACGCCGGCGAAGGCCGCCTGCGCAACGTCTTCTCGGGCATTAAGTCGATGTACCAGCCGGAAGACCTGATCGGCAAGCTGACCGTGCTGGTGGCCAACCTGGCGCCGCGCAAGATGAAGTTCGGCGTGTCGGAAGGCATGGTCATGGCCGCGTCGGCGGTCGATGAAAAGACCAAGCCGGGCATCTATATCTTGAACCCATGGCCGGGCGCTGAGCCAGGCATGCGCATCAGTTAA
- a CDS encoding DUF4399 domain-containing protein, whose product MRPVLAAILMTLSAGVLAQQSVSFVEPANGASVSSPFKVKFAVSGMDVKPAGDMTANTGHHHLLVNAAPVKAGEVIPADDKHIHFGKGQTETELTLPPGNYTLTMQFANGLHQAYGPGMNKEIKIAVK is encoded by the coding sequence ATGAGACCGGTATTGGCTGCAATTCTGATGACGCTGAGTGCCGGCGTGTTGGCCCAGCAGTCGGTATCGTTCGTGGAGCCGGCCAATGGCGCGTCGGTCAGCAGTCCGTTCAAGGTGAAGTTCGCCGTGAGCGGCATGGACGTCAAGCCGGCCGGCGACATGACGGCGAATACCGGTCATCATCATTTGCTGGTCAACGCTGCGCCGGTCAAGGCCGGTGAGGTGATTCCTGCCGACGACAAGCACATCCACTTCGGCAAAGGCCAGACCGAAACCGAGCTGACCCTGCCGCCCGGAAACTACACCTTAACCATGCAGTTCGCCAATGGCCTGCACCAGGCCTACGGCCCCGGCATGAACAAGGAAATCAAGATTGCCGTCAAATGA
- the gltX gene encoding glutamate--tRNA ligase, which produces MTNVPSPAPAKPVRTRFAPSPTGYLHLGGARTALYSWAFARHFGGTFVLRIEDTDLERSTPEAVQAIIEGMAWLGLNHDEGPFYQMQRMDRYREVVGQMLEAGTAYHCYSSQEEVQAMRDKATAAGEKPRYDGTWRPEAGKTLPAIPEGRKPVVRFKNPLDGEVTWNDFVKGPITIGNKELDDLVIARPDGTPTYNFCVAIDDLDMEISHVLRGDDHVNNTPRQINILRAIGAPLPEYGHLPMILGSDGAKMSKRKDAVNVMQYPAEGYLPEAILNYLARLGWSHGDDEVFSMEQVCAWFDGTHLTNSAAQFNIEKLNWLNNHYIKQADNQRLAELAKARMLANGAVLDGAPSLAVVLGLMKERVNTVNELADAAMLFFREPQPDAALLTQHVTDAVKPALADFAERCKTVEWNKAALAAMIKEVLAAHGLKMPQIAMPLRLFTTGQLQTPAIDAVLEIFGRDTVVARVAKFL; this is translated from the coding sequence ATGACGAATGTTCCATCCCCGGCGCCAGCCAAGCCAGTCCGCACCCGTTTCGCACCCAGCCCGACCGGCTACCTCCACTTAGGCGGCGCCCGCACGGCGCTGTACTCGTGGGCCTTCGCCCGTCACTTCGGCGGCACCTTTGTGCTGCGCATTGAAGACACCGACCTGGAGCGCTCGACCCCGGAAGCCGTGCAGGCCATCATCGAAGGCATGGCCTGGCTCGGTTTGAACCACGACGAAGGCCCGTTCTACCAAATGCAGCGTATGGACCGCTACCGCGAAGTGGTGGGCCAGATGCTGGAAGCCGGCACCGCTTATCACTGCTACTCATCGCAGGAAGAAGTGCAGGCCATGCGCGACAAAGCCACGGCCGCCGGCGAAAAGCCGCGCTACGACGGCACCTGGCGCCCGGAAGCGGGCAAGACCCTGCCGGCCATTCCCGAAGGCCGCAAGCCGGTGGTGCGCTTCAAGAACCCGCTCGACGGCGAAGTGACCTGGAACGATTTCGTCAAAGGCCCTATCACCATCGGCAATAAAGAGCTGGACGACCTGGTGATCGCGCGCCCGGACGGCACGCCGACGTATAACTTCTGCGTCGCCATCGACGACCTGGACATGGAAATCAGCCATGTCCTGCGCGGCGACGACCACGTCAACAACACGCCGCGCCAGATCAACATCCTGCGCGCCATCGGTGCGCCGCTGCCGGAATACGGCCACCTGCCGATGATCCTCGGTTCGGACGGCGCCAAGATGTCCAAGCGCAAGGACGCGGTCAACGTCATGCAATACCCGGCCGAAGGCTATCTGCCGGAAGCCATCCTGAACTATCTGGCGCGCCTGGGCTGGAGCCACGGTGACGACGAAGTGTTCTCGATGGAGCAGGTCTGCGCCTGGTTCGACGGCACCCACCTGACCAACTCGGCGGCGCAGTTCAACATCGAAAAACTGAACTGGCTGAACAACCACTATATAAAGCAGGCCGACAACCAACGCCTGGCCGAGCTGGCCAAGGCGCGCATGCTGGCCAACGGCGCCGTGCTGGACGGCGCGCCGTCGCTGGCGGTGGTGCTGGGCCTGATGAAGGAGCGCGTCAACACGGTCAATGAACTGGCGGACGCCGCCATGCTGTTCTTCCGCGAGCCGCAGCCGGACGCCGCGCTGCTGACCCAGCACGTGACCGACGCCGTCAAGCCGGCGCTGGCCGATTTCGCCGAGCGTTGCAAAACGGTGGAGTGGAACAAGGCTGCACTGGCCGCCATGATTAAAGAAGTGCTGGCAGCGCACGGTTTGAAGATGCCGCAGATCGCCATGCCGCTGCGCTTGTTTACAACGGGTCAGCTGCAGACGCCGGCGATTGACGCGGTGCTGGAAATTTTCGGCCGCGACACCGTTGTGGCGCGCGTGGCCAAGTTCCTCTAA
- a CDS encoding alanine racemase translates to MMPGALVDLETPALLLDEARMQRNVERMQSRMDQLGVAFRPHVKTSKCVEVVRRQMAAGARGITVSTLKEAEEFFRAGIDDILYAVGIVPNKLLHALSLMREGLRLTLLLESVAMAEQVARHGAEHGVCYEVMIEIDTDGHRSGVKPDDPVLLDIAAALQGGARLKGVMTHAGASYDLNTPEALAAMAEQERSRCVAAATLLRDGGHTCDVVSVGSTPTALSARHLEGVTEVRAGVYIFFDMVMADVGVCTTDDIAISVLCTVIGHQADQGWVITDGGWMAMSRDLGHDAHGYGLVCDADGRPLPELDFGKANQEHGILQWQGDAGVDIAGRFPVGSSLRILPNHACATAAQHGQYHVIAQHGDDMPVWPRFCGW, encoded by the coding sequence ATGATGCCTGGCGCCTTGGTGGATCTGGAAACCCCGGCGCTGTTGCTGGATGAGGCGCGCATGCAGCGCAATGTGGAGCGCATGCAGTCGCGCATGGATCAGCTGGGCGTGGCGTTCCGGCCACATGTGAAGACCAGTAAATGCGTGGAAGTGGTGAGGCGGCAGATGGCGGCCGGCGCGCGCGGCATTACTGTCTCCACGCTGAAGGAGGCGGAGGAGTTCTTCCGCGCGGGTATTGACGACATTCTGTATGCGGTCGGTATCGTGCCAAATAAACTGCTGCACGCGCTGAGTTTGATGCGCGAAGGCCTGCGCCTGACCTTGCTGCTGGAGTCCGTAGCGATGGCGGAGCAGGTGGCGCGGCATGGCGCGGAGCACGGCGTCTGCTATGAGGTGATGATCGAAATCGATACCGACGGCCATCGCTCGGGCGTCAAGCCCGACGATCCCGTGCTGCTGGACATTGCCGCTGCGCTGCAGGGCGGCGCCCGCCTGAAAGGCGTGATGACGCACGCCGGCGCATCCTACGATCTGAATACACCCGAAGCACTGGCCGCCATGGCCGAACAGGAACGCTCGCGCTGCGTGGCTGCCGCTACGTTGCTGCGCGACGGCGGCCACACTTGCGACGTGGTCAGCGTCGGCTCGACGCCGACCGCGCTCAGCGCCCGCCATCTGGAAGGCGTGACCGAGGTGCGCGCTGGCGTGTATATATTCTTTGACATGGTGATGGCCGACGTGGGCGTCTGCACTACCGACGACATCGCCATCAGCGTGCTCTGCACGGTCATTGGTCATCAGGCCGACCAGGGCTGGGTCATCACCGACGGCGGCTGGATGGCGATGAGTCGCGACCTCGGCCACGACGCGCACGGTTACGGCCTCGTGTGCGACGCCGATGGCCGGCCGTTGCCGGAGCTCGACTTCGGTAAAGCCAACCAGGAGCACGGCATATTGCAATGGCAGGGCGACGCCGGCGTGGACATCGCCGGCCGCTTCCCGGTCGGCAGCAGTCTGCGCATCCTGCCCAACCACGCCTGCGCCACGGCCGCGCAACATGGCCAGTACCACGTGATTGCGCAACATGGCGACGATATGCCGGTCTGGCCGCGCTTCTGCGGCTGGTAA
- a CDS encoding glutathione S-transferase, translating into MKLYGVPLSGHTHRAELFLNLLQLPHEYVTVDLKNGENRKPPFLGMNSFGEIPVLQDGDVTLADSNAILVYLACKYDDSGRWLPRDPVAAANVQRWLAVAAGKIAGGPATARLVTVFGMPRDHESAKATAVRLFDVMEQELHGRNWLVGEHATIADIACYTYIAHAPEGGVSLKPYPNMRAWLDKVRALPGFVSMPATVAGLAPEEA; encoded by the coding sequence ATGAAGCTCTACGGCGTCCCACTCTCCGGCCACACCCACCGCGCAGAACTGTTCCTCAACCTGTTGCAGCTGCCGCACGAATATGTGACGGTCGACCTGAAAAACGGCGAGAACCGCAAGCCACCCTTCCTGGGCATGAACAGCTTCGGCGAAATTCCAGTGCTGCAGGACGGCGATGTGACCCTGGCCGATTCCAACGCCATCCTGGTCTACCTGGCCTGCAAATATGATGACAGTGGCCGCTGGCTGCCACGCGATCCGGTGGCCGCTGCGAACGTGCAACGCTGGCTGGCGGTAGCCGCCGGCAAAATTGCCGGTGGTCCCGCCACTGCCCGCCTGGTCACCGTGTTCGGCATGCCGCGCGATCATGAGTCCGCCAAAGCCACGGCCGTGCGTTTGTTCGATGTGATGGAGCAGGAACTGCATGGACGCAACTGGCTGGTGGGCGAGCACGCCACCATTGCCGATATCGCCTGCTACACCTACATCGCCCATGCGCCGGAAGGCGGCGTGTCGCTGAAACCGTATCCGAACATGCGTGCCTGGCTGGACAAGGTCCGCGCGCTGCCGGGCTTTGTTTCGATGCCTGCCACTGTGGCAGGCCTGGCTCCCGAGGAGGCCTAA
- the apbC gene encoding iron-sulfur cluster carrier protein ApbC gives MSIAVEDVKAALSKIVDPNTMKDFVSGRSVKNLKVDGDEVSLDIELGYPANSQIDAIRSSVIAGLKTLPGVGNISVSVYSKIIAHTVQRGLKPMVNVKNIIAVASGKGGVGKSTTAVNLALALAAEGASVGLLDADIYGPSQPMMLGVSGRPETKDGKSMEPLENYGVQVSSIGFLIDPDEPMVWRGPMVTQALQQLLEQTNWRDLDYLIVDMPPGTGDIQLTLSQKVPVTGAVIVTTPQDIALLDARKGLKMFEKVGIPILGVVENMSVHICTNCGHAEEIFGHGGGEKICKDFGVDFLGALPLTMAIREQADAGKPTVVADPDGTVAQIYKQIARKVAIQVADKAKDMTSKFPTIVVKND, from the coding sequence ATGAGCATTGCTGTAGAAGACGTCAAGGCCGCACTGTCGAAAATCGTTGATCCAAATACAATGAAAGACTTTGTGAGCGGGAGGTCGGTCAAGAATTTGAAAGTCGACGGCGACGAGGTTTCGCTCGACATCGAGCTCGGTTATCCGGCCAACAGCCAGATCGATGCCATCCGCAGCAGCGTGATCGCCGGCCTGAAAACCCTGCCGGGCGTGGGCAACATCAGCGTCAGCGTGTATAGCAAGATCATCGCCCACACTGTGCAGCGCGGCCTGAAGCCGATGGTCAACGTCAAGAATATCATTGCCGTGGCCTCGGGCAAGGGCGGGGTCGGCAAATCGACCACCGCCGTCAATCTGGCATTGGCGCTGGCTGCCGAGGGCGCCTCGGTCGGCCTGCTGGATGCCGATATCTACGGCCCGTCGCAGCCGATGATGCTGGGCGTGTCTGGCCGTCCGGAAACCAAGGACGGCAAATCGATGGAGCCGCTGGAAAACTACGGCGTGCAGGTGTCTTCGATCGGTTTCCTGATCGATCCGGACGAGCCGATGGTGTGGCGCGGCCCGATGGTCACGCAGGCGTTGCAACAGCTCCTGGAGCAGACCAACTGGCGCGACTTGGATTACCTGATCGTCGACATGCCGCCGGGCACCGGCGACATCCAGCTGACGCTGTCGCAAAAAGTGCCGGTGACTGGTGCGGTGATCGTCACCACGCCGCAGGACATCGCGCTGTTGGACGCACGCAAGGGCTTGAAGATGTTCGAAAAAGTCGGCATCCCGATCCTGGGCGTGGTGGAGAATATGAGCGTGCACATCTGCACCAACTGCGGTCATGCGGAAGAAATCTTCGGCCACGGCGGCGGTGAAAAAATCTGCAAGGACTTCGGCGTGGACTTCCTCGGCGCACTGCCGCTGACCATGGCGATCCGTGAGCAGGCCGACGCCGGCAAGCCGACCGTGGTGGCCGATCCTGACGGCACAGTGGCGCAGATCTACAAGCAGATCGCCCGCAAGGTGGCAATTCAGGTGGCCGACAAGGCCAAGGATATGACCAGCAAGTTCCCTACCATCGTCGTCAAGAACGACTAA